The Helianthus annuus cultivar XRQ/B chromosome 11, HanXRQr2.0-SUNRISE, whole genome shotgun sequence region GATTAAAGAACTTGAAATTTGTTTATTGGCAGATGATAGCTTTCATCCAAAGCATGATGATCAAGACAACCTTGGATGTTCCTCGTATTTCCGAAGAAATAGATGGAGATGCTTAGTAAATTTTATCATTTGCGGTCTTTATTAATTTTATATAACGTTTTTCTGTATGATAATAAATTCCTTGAATTATTTTTGTCTTGTTTATTGAGTGCAGTTTAGTAAACTCTTTCATAAAGGTTGCTTGTATTAATTTTACAAGTTATTCACGATGCTCATCAATAGGTGTTTTATCTTTTTTAGAAAATAGTGTTTATCGTGTGATGCGTACGCGCTAGCAGGAGATTGAGACACGTGTCATTCCTTATTTTTTTAAACGTGTGATTATGTATACaacatgtaacaccccaacccagAACAGGCTGGCATGTCACTATTATAGATATCAAAAACCAAAAAGTTTCAATAAAAGATAGAAACCAAGAAACAAAAGTCTCGAATCCACCAGAAAACCTAAGTCTTATATTATTCAATTactgaaataaaaaaaaacgaaaGGCTTTAAAACTTGAACTTCATATTCCTCTCACTCATCCCTATTTCCCCCAATTACCTGcaaaacacacataaaacaacacaagaaagaaactacggctgagccaaaaagttgcccagtaacggagaaatcaacagtaaaCGTAAGACAGACATGCGGACAGAAACATGAACGGTACTGACGTCAAACAAGTCTAGATTTTGGCACAGAAACAGATACGTATATAACTTGAATCTCAAAACTTATACTGAACAGATAACAGATACTGAACATAATCTGAGGCAtataacatatcaaacatatcataacagatacaagacatacgtgacaacatataacaataaaacaagtcacgtaatatagaagcacccacgagcctaaacagaGGCATGCATGGCTATAGTCCATGCGCCGAGATGGTGCATGTAGGCATACACACATTATTCCATCTCAAtaggagtcaggagtcaggagtcagagctaagatcgatctattcgcctctaggggccatgtgctacacaagcacaaactagaaACGCCGTGAACTTTAGTTACGCACCGTCACGATGAGTGCCATGTCGTTGACACCCCAACGACAAGTCAGAAgcgctcgggtgacagagtacaaagccGTATCAGAAATAAAATGTATTTTGACATAAGTCTAAAAGGGAACATGCAATAATGAGCACAAAATCTaaggtctattgcatgctacaatAAAGACTAATCATATAACAATACGAACTGAAACATCCAACGAAAATATCCGTACTGCAAAGTAACAGATTGAATAAAATTATACTATGATGTAAAAGAAACAAAATCCGTACCTTATTAGCAAGCAAAAGAAAACCCAATTAATTAAGTCGACCTCGAAAATCAAAAACCTTAGTCACCAAACGGAGCTAACCGGAGACAAAAGACTAGAGCTGCAGATGATCAAACAAACCGAATCAAGCAACAACAATTGATGCGGCCTGAACGATGTGGCGACGGTCACGACGGAGTAGCGCGGACGGAGCTAGACGGACGATGGAGTGCGACAGGTATGGCGGTTTCAAATCTGCAACGTCTAGTTCGCGAGGGATATATGCGGCGGCGGTTGTGCGGAGGTAACGATAGCTGGTAAAGTGTCGCGTGTTGTGGTGGCGACTGACTCTTAGTGGACAAAGGTTTACGGAGGATTGCGACGGTAGTGCAACGACCGAGTTATGATCGGTATGAAGATCAAATTTAGAAGTGACTATGAAAGGTTTATAAGGAATGGCGATCCTAGAATCGTATCCCAAAATGTTCGGCAGTTTGGTTTGAAAGATAATATATAGTAACTtaaaattatgaaaaaaaaaagaatggcCAAAGAGATAAGGAACAATTTTGCCGCAAAAGACGTCGGAACAAGGATTTGAAAATTGTTTTATGTATAATTAATAGTatataattttctttttctttcctttacGTAACATAACACATGCATATGTAAACCATAaagatttttttctttttttttgttgttatttCTATTATTAATTGATTTTATATATAAGTATGTATATCACAATTCTACTCCCCTAAAAAAAATTTTGTCCTCAAAATTGCTAAGTACGAATATGAACGTTTCACACATAATGGACACTGAATAGACTTTACACATAGCAAACAATTAGACATCAAACGTACTAAGTTACGGAGTTTCTGATATGGCAAATAAACGGATActaaatcaaatcaaaacaagtatATCCAAAAGGAGCAGATATAACTAGAGGATACTCTAAAGCTGCAGACCAGAACTTCAAACACTTAGCAAATAAAAGTGATACCACAAAATATGTCACATCAATATCAAAGAGCATACGTATCATATTCACCAATTTGCACATAACCGGAAAGCGTACCTAAGGCATTAGCTGCGTCATTAGCTACGAGTGCGAAAACTCAACCTCCCCTAGTAGTTTTAGTGTTTTCACCAGTATTAGCTCGCTGCTCAGGCGAGTACAGTCCCTAATCAAATGGTTTGCATCTCCACATCTGAAACAACGACCTTCAGCAAGGCGACATGCTCCACCATGACGTTTCCCACAATGAGTACAAGGAGGGATATCAGCACGATTCTGATTCGGGTTTTGCTGATTATGTAGCTGTGCTCCAGGGGCATCGCTCTGTTGCATCTGATTCTGTGCAGGCCTACGATTCTGATAACGGTTTCTTCCACTTCGCGACTTATTGTTGTAGTACCTATCAGAACGGTCCTCACGGTCTTGGGATTGCTCATTGCCACCCTGATTATCGGAATTATCCTGGTCGTTCTCCCTAGAGCGTTTGCGATCCTTCTCACGTTGCTTCTTCTCATTATTCAAATTCTTTACCGCATCGACTACCTCAGTAATGTCAGTGAAACGAAGATTCAGGATGAACTTCCTATCTCGATCACATACAGCCCATTTGAAATTCTCAGTCTGCTGCTGTGGTGTACCTGCTGCCGGGCCCACAAAATTAACCAAACGACTAAAACGAGCTTTGAACTCCATAATAGGCTCATCATCCCCCTGCCTGATAGAAGCATACTCTCTCAGATACTCACTCCTATCAACGTTAGTGAAGTACTGCTGATAAAACAAAGTGCGAAATTCAGCCCAAGGAAGTGTTGCTGCATACTGATCTCCTCCACGAGCTTCTTTCAAGGTCTTCCACCACCTATGAGCATCGTCCTCCAGTTTATAACTAGCAAGCCTAACTTTGAACGCATCACCCACGCCCATCACTTC contains the following coding sequences:
- the LOC110887542 gene encoding uncharacterized protein LOC110887542 — translated: MGRRWVRIPSLSSFARYETFLFSHVSSFQMPPRRNVNNNDVPIETLIANAVNTAVAGLVPNLLQQLQQNNNNVQPPGGNNNGNNNAPVTILDWLERFRKEKPKSFSTAATPVEAENWIAHIEKLFEVMGVGDAFKVRLASYKLEDDAHRWWKTLKEARGGDQYAATLPWAEFRTLFYQQYFTNVDRSEYLREYASIRQGDDEPIMEFKARFSRLVNFVGPAAGTPQQQTENFKWAVCDRDRKFILNLRFTDITEVVDAVKNLNNEKKQREKDRKRSRENDQDNSDNQGGNEQSQDREDRSDRYYNNKSRSGRNRYQNRRPAQNQMQQSDAPGAQLHNQQNPNQNRADIPPCTHCGKRHGGACRLAEGRCFRCGDANHLIRDCTRLSSELILVKTLKLLGEVEFSHS